The following are from one region of the Streptomyces fradiae genome:
- a CDS encoding DUF2079 domain-containing protein has protein sequence MARSGAWIWAAGLCLLYATVAVRRHQLMRTTGYDLGIFEQAVRAYAEFRAPVVPLRGEDFNLLGDHFHPLLAALAPLYRLFPSPLTLLVVQSALLALAVVPLFRWAVRAVGPRGAHAVAAGYGLSWGVASAAAFDFHEVALAVPLLSFSLEALGRRRWTAAVAWAAPLLLIKEDLGLTLAAIGAYIALKGRKDRRVRRFGLATAAAGLIGSALEIKVLLPALDVTGGYAHGGQLAAAHGSLLSALAHAPLDLLRPDIKATTLILVFAPSALLALRSPLALIALPTLAWRMASENVFHWGTAFHYSAVLMPVVFAGLLDVLSREDRERDRRNVRAALATVLAVTAVLVPSFPLAQLAQRATWHTTPHLQAARELLARIPDGATVAASNRLAPQLTSRCTVVLFPTFPVGGRLYEYRRGPLPAPTAEWIVHDPEAPEAWPYRRGHWPYPLEQQREELAAAQRTHGYEVVARRDGITLLHRRGTP, from the coding sequence GTGGCCCGGAGCGGGGCCTGGATCTGGGCCGCCGGCCTCTGTCTCCTCTACGCCACCGTCGCCGTGCGCCGCCACCAGCTCATGCGCACCACCGGCTACGACCTCGGCATCTTCGAGCAGGCCGTCCGCGCCTACGCCGAGTTCCGCGCCCCCGTCGTCCCGCTGCGCGGCGAGGACTTCAACCTCCTCGGCGACCACTTCCACCCGCTCCTCGCCGCCCTCGCCCCGCTCTACCGGCTCTTCCCGTCCCCCCTCACCCTGCTCGTCGTCCAGTCCGCGCTGCTCGCCCTCGCCGTCGTCCCGCTCTTCCGCTGGGCGGTGCGCGCGGTCGGCCCGCGCGGCGCGCACGCCGTCGCCGCCGGGTACGGGCTGAGCTGGGGCGTCGCGTCCGCCGCCGCGTTCGACTTCCACGAGGTCGCGCTCGCCGTACCCCTGCTCTCCTTCTCCCTCGAAGCCCTGGGCCGGCGCCGCTGGACGGCCGCCGTGGCCTGGGCCGCGCCGCTGCTCCTGATCAAGGAGGACCTGGGGCTCACCCTCGCCGCCATCGGCGCGTACATCGCCCTGAAGGGCCGTAAGGACAGACGCGTCCGCCGGTTCGGCCTCGCCACCGCCGCCGCCGGACTCATCGGCTCCGCCCTGGAGATCAAGGTGCTCCTGCCGGCCCTCGACGTCACCGGCGGCTACGCGCACGGCGGGCAACTCGCCGCCGCCCATGGCTCCCTGCTGTCCGCGCTCGCGCACGCGCCCCTCGACCTGCTGCGCCCCGACATCAAGGCCACCACCCTCATCCTGGTGTTCGCCCCGTCCGCGCTGCTCGCACTGCGCTCCCCGCTCGCGCTGATCGCCCTGCCCACCCTCGCCTGGCGCATGGCGTCCGAGAACGTCTTCCACTGGGGCACGGCCTTCCACTACAGCGCGGTGCTCATGCCCGTCGTGTTCGCCGGACTCCTCGACGTCCTGAGCCGTGAGGACCGAGAGCGCGACCGGCGCAACGTCCGCGCCGCGCTCGCCACCGTCCTCGCCGTCACCGCCGTGCTCGTCCCGTCCTTCCCACTGGCCCAGCTCGCCCAGCGGGCCACCTGGCACACCACCCCCCACCTGCAGGCCGCCCGGGAACTGCTCGCGAGGATCCCCGACGGCGCGACCGTCGCCGCCTCCAACCGGCTCGCCCCGCAGCTCACCTCACGCTGCACCGTGGTCCTCTTCCCGACCTTCCCGGTCGGCGGGCGGCTCTACGAGTACCGGCGCGGCCCCCTGCCCGCGCCCACCGCCGAATGGATCGTCCACGACCCGGAGGCCCCCGAGGCCTGGCCGTACCGCCGCGGCCACTGGCCCTACCCCCTGGAACAGCAGCGCGAAGAGCTCGCCGCGGCCCAGCGCACCCACGGCTACGAGGTCGTCGCCCGCCGTGACGGGATCACCCTGCTCCACCGCCGAGGAACCCCCTGA
- the mgrA gene encoding L-glyceraldehyde 3-phosphate reductase encodes MTDSPLYRAAADRYDSMEYRRTGRSGLKLPAISLGLWHNFGDDRTLDSQRAILRRAFDLGVTHFDLANNYGPPPGSAELNFGKIFAQDFARYRDELIVSTKAGYEMHPGPYGEWGSRKYLMSSLDASLKRMGLDYVDIFYSHRFDPDTPLEETMGALASAVQQGKALYVGVSSYTSEQTAEAARLLKEMGVPALIHQPSYSMINRWTEEDGLLDTLEAAGMGCISFVPLAQGLLTNKYLKGVPEGSRATQGKSLDPNLLSDEVLRRLRGLADIAERRGQSLAQLALNWVLRDPRMTSALIGASSVGQLEENVAALAGAPLSAEELKEIDSFAVDTAGTNIWAGRG; translated from the coding sequence GTGACTGATTCCCCCCTGTACCGCGCCGCCGCGGACCGTTACGACTCCATGGAGTACCGCCGTACCGGCCGCAGCGGGCTCAAGCTCCCGGCGATCTCGCTCGGCCTGTGGCACAACTTCGGCGACGACCGCACCCTCGACTCGCAGCGTGCGATCCTGCGCCGCGCCTTCGACCTGGGTGTCACCCACTTCGACCTGGCCAACAACTACGGGCCGCCGCCCGGCTCGGCCGAGCTGAACTTCGGCAAGATCTTCGCGCAGGACTTCGCCCGGTACCGGGACGAGCTGATCGTCTCGACGAAGGCGGGCTACGAGATGCACCCCGGGCCGTACGGCGAGTGGGGCTCCCGCAAGTACCTGATGTCGTCGCTCGACGCGTCCCTGAAGCGGATGGGCCTCGACTACGTCGACATCTTCTACTCGCACCGCTTCGATCCGGACACCCCGCTCGAGGAGACCATGGGCGCGCTGGCGTCCGCGGTGCAGCAGGGCAAGGCGCTGTACGTGGGCGTCTCCTCGTACACGAGCGAGCAGACCGCGGAGGCGGCGCGGCTCCTGAAGGAGATGGGCGTCCCGGCCCTGATCCACCAGCCGTCGTACTCGATGATCAACCGGTGGACGGAGGAGGACGGCCTCCTCGACACGCTGGAGGCGGCCGGCATGGGCTGCATCTCCTTCGTGCCGCTGGCGCAGGGTCTGCTGACCAACAAGTACCTGAAGGGCGTCCCGGAGGGCTCGCGGGCCACCCAGGGCAAGTCGCTCGACCCGAACCTGCTGTCGGACGAGGTGCTGCGGCGGCTGCGCGGTCTCGCGGACATCGCGGAGCGGCGCGGGCAGTCGCTGGCGCAGCTGGCGCTGAACTGGGTGCTGCGGGACCCGCGGATGACCTCGGCGCTGATCGGCGCGTCCAGCGTCGGCCAGCTGGAGGAGAACGTGGCGGCACTGGCGGGCGCGCCGCTGTCGGCGGAGGAGCTGAAGGAGATCGACTCGTTCGCCGTCGACACCGCCGGCACGAACATCTGGGCCGGACGGGGCTGA
- a CDS encoding isoprenyl transferase translates to MNLRDLVYGLYARRVEGRLDHAQVPKHIGVILDGNRRWAKASGGTPEQGHKAGADKIQELLGWCAETDVEVVTLWMLSTDNLNRPEEQLLPLLGIIEDAVRALAADGRWRVHHVGTMDLLPARTQSVLKEAEQATLDNTGILVNVAVGYGGRQEIADAVRSLLLDHAERGTSFEELAEVVDIDLISEHLYTRGQPDPDLVIRTSGEQRLSGFMLWQSAHSEYYFCEVHWPAFRKVDFLRALRDYAARHRRFGN, encoded by the coding sequence GTGAACCTGCGCGACCTGGTGTACGGGCTCTACGCACGCCGGGTGGAAGGCCGTCTCGACCACGCCCAGGTGCCCAAGCACATCGGTGTCATCCTCGACGGCAACCGGCGCTGGGCCAAGGCCTCCGGCGGCACCCCCGAGCAGGGCCACAAGGCCGGCGCGGACAAGATCCAGGAGCTGCTCGGCTGGTGCGCCGAGACCGACGTCGAGGTCGTCACGCTCTGGATGCTCTCGACCGACAACCTGAACCGCCCCGAGGAGCAGCTCCTTCCGCTGCTCGGCATCATCGAGGACGCCGTACGGGCGCTCGCCGCCGACGGCCGCTGGCGGGTCCACCACGTCGGCACCATGGACCTGCTGCCGGCGCGCACCCAGTCCGTACTGAAGGAGGCCGAGCAGGCCACCCTCGACAACACGGGCATACTTGTGAACGTCGCCGTGGGCTACGGCGGCCGTCAGGAGATCGCCGACGCGGTCCGCTCCCTCCTCCTGGACCACGCCGAGCGCGGCACCAGCTTCGAGGAGCTCGCCGAGGTCGTCGACATCGACCTGATCTCCGAGCACCTCTACACCCGCGGCCAGCCCGACCCGGACCTCGTCATCCGCACCAGCGGCGAACAGCGCCTGTCCGGCTTCATGCTGTGGCAGAGCGCGCACTCCGAGTACTACTTCTGCGAAGTGCACTGGCCCGCCTTCCGCAAGGTCGACTTCCTGCGCGCGCTGCGCGACTACGCGGCCCGGCACCGCCGCTTCGGCAACTGA
- a CDS encoding PhoH family protein yields MVTSTKRRLSDRRTYVLDTSVLLADPNAMSRFEEHEVVLPIVVVTELEAKRHHPELGYFARQALRLLDDFRVRYGRLDSPLPIGELGGTLRVELNHSDPGVLPAGYRLGDNDSRILAVARNLQAEGYDVTVVSKDLPLRIKASSVGLLAEEYRAELAITDSGWTGMSELALSADQVDLLYEQETLYVPEAAELPVHTGLVLQSERGRALGRIGADGSVRLVRGDREVFGIRGRSAEQRIALDLLLDQEVGIVSMGGRAGTGKSALALCAGLEAVLERRQHQKVMVFRPLYAVGGQELGYLPGTEAEKMSPWAQAVFDTLSSVAGREVIEEVLSRGMLEVLPLTHIRGRSLHDAFVIVDEAQSLERNVLLTVLSRIGANSRVVLTHDVAQRDNLRVGRYDGVVAVVEKLKGHPLFAHVTLTRSERSQIAALVTEMLEDGQI; encoded by the coding sequence GTGGTGACCAGCACTAAGCGCCGCTTGTCCGACAGGCGCACCTATGTTCTCGACACCAGCGTCCTGCTGGCCGACCCCAACGCGATGTCCCGGTTCGAGGAGCACGAGGTCGTGCTCCCGATCGTCGTCGTGACCGAGCTGGAGGCCAAGCGCCACCACCCCGAGCTCGGCTACTTCGCACGGCAGGCGCTGCGCCTGCTCGACGACTTCCGGGTGCGGTACGGCCGGCTGGACTCCCCGCTCCCGATCGGGGAGCTGGGCGGCACGCTGCGGGTCGAGCTCAACCACTCGGACCCCGGTGTCCTGCCCGCCGGTTACCGGCTGGGCGACAACGACTCGCGGATCCTCGCGGTCGCGCGCAACCTCCAGGCCGAGGGGTACGACGTCACGGTCGTCTCCAAGGACCTGCCGCTGCGGATCAAGGCGTCCTCGGTCGGTCTCCTCGCCGAGGAGTACCGGGCGGAACTCGCCATCACGGACTCCGGCTGGACCGGAATGTCCGAACTCGCCCTGTCCGCGGACCAGGTCGATCTGCTCTACGAGCAGGAGACGCTGTACGTGCCGGAGGCGGCCGAGCTGCCGGTGCACACCGGGCTCGTGCTGCAGTCCGAGCGCGGCCGGGCGCTCGGCCGGATCGGGGCCGACGGGTCGGTGCGCCTGGTGCGCGGCGACCGGGAGGTCTTCGGCATCCGCGGCCGCAGCGCCGAGCAGCGGATCGCGCTCGACCTGCTGCTCGACCAGGAGGTCGGCATCGTGTCGATGGGCGGCCGGGCCGGCACCGGCAAGTCGGCGCTCGCGCTCTGCGCGGGCCTGGAGGCGGTCCTGGAGCGCCGCCAGCACCAGAAGGTGATGGTCTTCCGTCCGCTGTACGCGGTGGGCGGGCAGGAGCTCGGCTATCTGCCGGGCACCGAGGCCGAGAAGATGAGCCCGTGGGCGCAGGCGGTGTTCGACACCCTCTCCTCCGTGGCGGGCCGTGAGGTCATCGAGGAGGTGCTGAGCCGCGGCATGCTGGAGGTGCTGCCGCTCACCCACATCCGGGGCCGTTCGCTGCATGACGCGTTCGTCATCGTCGACGAGGCCCAGTCCCTGGAGCGGAACGTGCTGTTGACCGTTCTGTCCCGGATCGGGGCGAATTCCCGGGTGGTGCTGACCCATGACGTCGCCCAGCGCGACAACCTGAGGGTCGGTCGGTACGACGGAGTCGTCGCCGTGGTCGAGAAGCTGAAGGGTCATCCGCTCTTCGCCCACGTCACGCTCACCCGCTCCGAGCGCTCGCAGATCGCCGCGCTCGTGACCGAAATGCTGGAGGACGGCCAGATCTGA
- a CDS encoding transglycosylase SLT domain-containing protein produces MSRISVRGFAVASATAVTTVGAVVGVASGNAAQASDDNFEATAADTTLLADIPAGEQAQVQVTSLSEQADVQAAAADSLARKSAEEAARIQAAKDAEAKKKAADKAEQERKEKEEAERASRSAVRDATSFAAQSSYSISEVKAIARQMIPADQFQCFSNIVDHESGWNYRATNASSGAYGLVQALPGSKMSSAGADWQTNPATQIKWGLSYMDGRYGSPCGAWSFWQANRWY; encoded by the coding sequence GTGAGCCGGATCTCGGTCCGGGGATTCGCAGTGGCCTCGGCCACCGCGGTCACCACCGTCGGCGCCGTCGTGGGTGTTGCCTCGGGCAACGCCGCCCAGGCCTCGGACGACAACTTCGAGGCCACCGCGGCCGACACCACGCTGCTCGCGGACATCCCCGCGGGCGAGCAGGCCCAGGTACAGGTCACCTCGCTCTCCGAGCAGGCCGACGTCCAGGCCGCCGCCGCCGACTCCCTCGCGCGCAAGTCCGCCGAGGAAGCCGCCCGCATCCAGGCCGCCAAGGACGCCGAGGCCAAGAAGAAGGCCGCCGACAAGGCCGAGCAGGAGCGCAAGGAGAAGGAAGAGGCCGAGCGCGCCAGCCGGTCCGCCGTCCGCGACGCCACCAGCTTCGCCGCGCAGAGCTCGTACAGCATCTCCGAGGTCAAGGCGATCGCCCGCCAGATGATCCCGGCGGACCAGTTCCAGTGCTTCAGCAACATCGTGGACCACGAGTCCGGCTGGAACTACCGCGCCACCAACGCCTCCTCGGGTGCCTACGGCCTCGTCCAGGCGCTGCCCGGCTCGAAGATGTCGTCCGCCGGCGCCGACTGGCAGACCAACCCGGCCACCCAGATCAAGTGGGGCCTCAGCTACATGGACGGCCGTTACGGCAGCCCCTGCGGCGCCTGGTCGTTCTGGCAGGCCAACCGCTGGTACTAG
- a CDS encoding AI-2E family transporter, with product MSRLPGWLNRAGAGLSRMGERLDERRARADRDTLGAPAPAAPAAEPDPEPTVTPTPAPEPVPAVVPVPEPAATAPALAPGSASGSGSGSGSVPAPPSYAPAVAARPDPVAAIPWGMRVAAEASWRLLVFAGTVWVLMKVISSVQLVVLAFVAALLITALLQPTVALLRRKGLPRGLATAVTAVSGFVIMGLVGWFVVWQVMDNIDSLSDRVKDGIEELKRWLLDSPFHVTEQQINEIAKNLSDTIGSNAEQITSAGLQGVTVVVEAMTGILLAMFSTLFLLYDGKKVWEWTLKLVPAQARPGVAGAGPRAWRTLTAYVRGTVLVALIDAVFIGLGLWFLEVPMAVPLAVFIFLFAFIPLVGAVVSGALACVVALVTNGVFTALMVLVVVLAVQQIEGHVLQPFILGRAVRVHPLAVVLAVAAGGLTAGIGGAVVAVPLVAVANTVVGYLRAYTSEQTLRAAPEPHGATAYEVAPVAAPGAVATRNDT from the coding sequence ATGTCGAGACTGCCAGGATGGCTGAACCGCGCCGGTGCGGGCCTCAGCCGCATGGGCGAACGCCTGGACGAACGCCGGGCGCGCGCCGACCGGGACACCCTGGGAGCGCCGGCCCCCGCCGCCCCGGCCGCGGAGCCTGACCCCGAGCCGACCGTGACTCCGACTCCGGCACCCGAGCCGGTCCCGGCCGTGGTCCCGGTCCCCGAACCGGCTGCCACCGCCCCCGCCCTCGCGCCGGGATCGGCCTCCGGGTCCGGGTCCGGGTCCGGCTCCGTACCCGCCCCGCCGTCGTACGCCCCCGCCGTCGCCGCCCGCCCCGACCCCGTCGCCGCCATCCCCTGGGGCATGCGCGTCGCCGCCGAGGCGAGCTGGCGCCTGCTCGTCTTCGCCGGCACCGTCTGGGTCCTGATGAAGGTGATCAGCTCCGTCCAGCTGGTCGTCCTCGCCTTCGTCGCCGCACTCCTCATCACCGCCCTCCTCCAGCCCACCGTCGCCCTGCTGCGCCGCAAGGGCCTGCCCCGCGGCCTCGCCACCGCCGTCACCGCCGTCTCCGGCTTCGTGATCATGGGCCTGGTCGGCTGGTTCGTGGTCTGGCAGGTGATGGACAACATCGACAGCCTGTCCGACCGCGTCAAGGACGGCATCGAGGAGCTCAAGCGCTGGCTCCTCGACAGCCCCTTCCACGTCACCGAGCAGCAGATCAACGAGATCGCCAAGAACCTCAGCGACACCATCGGATCCAACGCCGAACAGATCACCTCCGCCGGACTCCAGGGCGTCACCGTGGTCGTCGAGGCGATGACCGGCATCCTGCTCGCCATGTTCTCCACCCTCTTCCTCCTCTACGACGGGAAGAAGGTCTGGGAATGGACGCTGAAGCTGGTCCCGGCCCAGGCCCGGCCCGGAGTCGCCGGCGCAGGACCGCGCGCCTGGCGCACCCTGACCGCCTACGTCCGCGGCACCGTCCTCGTCGCCCTCATCGACGCCGTGTTCATCGGCCTCGGACTGTGGTTCCTGGAAGTGCCGATGGCCGTGCCGCTCGCCGTCTTCATCTTCCTCTTCGCCTTCATCCCGCTCGTTGGAGCCGTCGTCTCCGGCGCCCTCGCCTGCGTCGTCGCCCTCGTCACCAACGGCGTGTTCACCGCCCTGATGGTGCTCGTCGTCGTCCTCGCCGTGCAGCAGATCGAAGGCCACGTGCTCCAGCCCTTCATCCTCGGCCGGGCCGTCCGCGTCCACCCGCTCGCCGTGGTCCTCGCGGTCGCCGCCGGCGGGCTGACCGCCGGCATCGGCGGCGCCGTCGTCGCCGTCCCGCTGGTCGCCGTCGCCAACACCGTGGTCGGCTACCTCCGCGCGTACACGAGCGAGCAGACCCTGCGCGCCGCCCCCGAACCGCACGGCGCCACCGCCTACGAGGTCGCCCCGGTCGCCGCGCCCGGCGCCGTGGCGACGAGGAACGACACGTGA
- a CDS encoding alkyl hydroperoxide reductase has product MALDELKAAIPDFAKDLKLNLGSVIGNSDLPQQQLWGTVLACAIASRSPKVLAELEPEAKANLKPEAYQAAKSAAAIMAMNNVFYRTRHLLSDPEYGTMRAGLRMNVIGNPGVDKVDFELWSLAVSAINGCGQCLDSHEQVLRKAGVDRETIQEAVKIAAVVQAVGVTLDAEAVLAE; this is encoded by the coding sequence ATGGCCCTCGATGAGCTGAAGGCCGCCATACCGGACTTCGCCAAGGACCTGAAGCTGAACCTCGGTTCGGTGATCGGCAACAGCGACCTGCCGCAGCAGCAGCTGTGGGGCACGGTGCTCGCCTGCGCGATCGCCTCGCGGTCGCCGAAGGTGCTGGCCGAGCTGGAGCCGGAGGCCAAGGCGAACCTGAAGCCCGAGGCGTACCAGGCCGCCAAGTCGGCCGCCGCGATCATGGCGATGAACAACGTCTTCTACCGGACCCGGCACCTGCTGTCGGACCCGGAGTACGGGACGATGCGCGCCGGTCTGCGGATGAACGTCATCGGCAACCCGGGTGTCGACAAGGTCGACTTCGAGCTGTGGTCGCTGGCCGTGTCCGCGATCAACGGCTGCGGCCAGTGCCTGGACTCGCACGAGCAGGTCCTGCGCAAGGCCGGTGTCGACCGCGAGACGATCCAGGAGGCCGTGAAGATCGCCGCGGTCGTCCAGGCGGTCGGCGTGACGCTGGACGCCGAGGCGGTCCTGGCCGAGTAG
- a CDS encoding peroxiredoxin, protein MLTVGDKFPTYDLTACVSLESGKEFAQIDHKSFDGKWRVVFFWPKDFTFVCPTEIAAFGKLNDEFADRDAQILGVSGDSEFVHHAWRKDHADLRDLPFPMLADSKHELMRDCGVEGADGFAQRAVFVIDPNNEIQFVMVTAGSVGRNPKEVLRVLDALQTDELCPCNWSKGEDTLDPVALLAGE, encoded by the coding sequence GTGCTCACCGTCGGTGACAAGTTCCCCACCTACGACCTGACCGCCTGCGTGTCGCTGGAGAGCGGCAAGGAGTTCGCGCAGATCGACCACAAGTCGTTCGATGGCAAGTGGCGTGTGGTGTTCTTCTGGCCGAAGGACTTCACCTTCGTCTGCCCGACCGAGATCGCCGCGTTCGGCAAGCTGAACGACGAGTTCGCCGACCGTGACGCGCAGATCCTCGGCGTCTCCGGCGACTCCGAGTTCGTGCACCACGCCTGGCGCAAGGACCACGCCGACCTGCGTGACCTGCCCTTCCCGATGCTCGCCGACTCGAAGCACGAGCTCATGCGCGACTGCGGCGTCGAGGGTGCGGACGGCTTCGCGCAGCGTGCCGTGTTCGTGATCGACCCGAACAACGAGATCCAGTTCGTCATGGTGACCGCCGGTTCCGTCGGCCGGAACCCGAAGGAGGTCCTGCGGGTCCTGGACGCCCTGCAGACCGACGAGCTGTGCCCGTGCAACTGGAGCAAGGGCGAGGACACCCTCGACCCGGTCGCGCTGCTGGCCGGTGAGTGA
- a CDS encoding RNA-guided endonuclease InsQ/TnpB family protein produces the protein MQLRYQFRARLTPGQCIRAARVFGCKRVVWNDALAIVAPRKQANSLLGGPRARFAEGPYWGIPKAVELGRLLITEAKKAARRAFLADAPVGVLQQTLRDLDRAWKAHEDSKSGRRPGPRVGPPAFKSRKDMRQTARFTVSDRFRVLDDGRLRLPKIGDVRIRWSRDLPSAPSSVTLIRDRSGRYWVSFVVEADPVADLLPPVDRDQGVDLGLTRFAVLADGSHIANPRFLRRAEKKLARRQRELARKEKGSKNREKARIKVARTHAAVADARRNFHHQWSHRLTRDNQAVYCETLNVRGMGRTRLAKSVYDAGWAQFVGFLEYKAKRRGRSFAKVDSRFPSSRICSSCGRRDGAKPLWVRTWTCPGCGVRLDRDWNAGKTIRREGRRVLAASKTAPSPPGPGARRR, from the coding sequence GTGCAACTTCGCTACCAGTTCCGTGCCCGGCTGACGCCTGGGCAGTGCATCCGCGCCGCCAGGGTTTTCGGCTGCAAGCGCGTGGTCTGGAACGACGCCCTCGCGATCGTGGCACCGCGCAAGCAGGCGAACAGCCTGCTCGGCGGTCCGCGGGCGCGGTTTGCTGAGGGCCCGTACTGGGGCATCCCGAAGGCCGTTGAGCTGGGGCGGTTGTTGATCACTGAGGCGAAGAAGGCCGCGCGGCGGGCGTTTCTCGCCGATGCTCCAGTCGGGGTGTTGCAGCAGACCCTGCGGGACCTGGACCGGGCGTGGAAGGCGCACGAGGACTCCAAGTCCGGCCGCCGGCCGGGTCCCCGGGTGGGGCCGCCCGCTTTCAAGAGCCGGAAGGACATGCGGCAGACGGCGCGGTTCACCGTGTCGGACCGGTTCCGGGTGCTCGATGACGGCAGGCTGCGGCTGCCGAAGATCGGGGACGTGCGGATCAGGTGGAGTCGCGATCTTCCGTCGGCGCCGTCGTCGGTGACGCTCATCAGGGATCGGTCCGGTCGATACTGGGTGTCTTTCGTGGTGGAAGCCGATCCGGTCGCGGACCTGTTGCCGCCGGTCGACCGTGATCAGGGCGTCGATCTCGGTCTGACGCGGTTTGCGGTGCTGGCCGACGGTTCGCACATCGCGAACCCGAGGTTCCTGCGGCGGGCCGAGAAGAAGCTGGCAAGGCGGCAGCGGGAGCTGGCGCGGAAGGAGAAGGGGTCGAAGAACCGGGAGAAGGCCCGGATCAAGGTCGCGCGCACGCATGCCGCCGTGGCAGACGCGCGCCGTAATTTCCACCATCAGTGGTCCCACAGGCTGACGCGCGATAACCAAGCCGTCTACTGCGAGACCCTGAATGTGCGAGGGATGGGGCGCACCCGGTTGGCCAAGAGCGTGTACGACGCGGGCTGGGCTCAGTTCGTCGGGTTCCTGGAGTACAAGGCCAAGCGGCGTGGGCGTTCGTTCGCCAAGGTCGACAGTCGGTTTCCCAGCTCCCGGATCTGCTCGTCCTGTGGGCGCCGTGACGGTGCCAAGCCGCTGTGGGTGCGTACCTGGACCTGTCCGGGGTGCGGCGTCCGACTTGATCGGGACTGGAACGCGGGGAAGACCATCCGCCGCGAGGGACGTCGTGTCCTCGCGGCTTCGAAGACGGCACCATCCCCCCCCGGACCGGGGGCCCGTCGCCGGTGA
- a CDS encoding hydrogen peroxide-inducible genes activator — MTPGRRAKQPSLSQLRAFAAVAEQLHFRDAAAAIGMSQPALSGAVSALEEALGVQLLERTTRKVLLSPAGERLAVRAQAVLDAVGELMEEAEAAQAPFTGVLRLGVIPTVAPYLLPTVLRLVHGRYPELDLQVHEEQTSSLLDGLAAGRLDLLLLAVPLGVPGVTELPLFDEDFVLVTPEGHPLAGRVDIPREALKELKLLLLDEGHCLRDQALDICREAGRTEGAPVTTTAAGLSTLVQLVAGGLGVTLLPRTAVKVETARNAALFTGVFADPAPSRRIALAMRTGAARQSEFAELAGSLREAMRRLPVRMVVPGA, encoded by the coding sequence GTGACTCCAGGCCGGCGGGCGAAGCAGCCCAGCCTTTCCCAGCTCAGAGCGTTCGCGGCGGTCGCCGAGCAGTTGCACTTCCGGGATGCCGCGGCGGCGATCGGGATGAGTCAGCCGGCGCTTTCGGGCGCGGTTTCGGCTCTCGAAGAGGCACTCGGTGTCCAGCTCCTCGAGCGTACGACGCGGAAGGTGCTGCTCTCGCCGGCGGGGGAGCGGCTCGCGGTGCGGGCGCAGGCCGTGCTCGACGCGGTGGGGGAGCTGATGGAGGAGGCGGAGGCGGCGCAGGCGCCGTTCACCGGGGTGCTGCGGCTCGGGGTGATTCCGACGGTGGCGCCGTATCTGCTGCCGACGGTGCTGCGGCTGGTGCACGGCCGGTATCCGGAGCTGGATCTGCAGGTGCACGAGGAGCAGACGTCCTCGCTGCTCGACGGGCTGGCGGCCGGGCGGCTCGATCTGCTGCTGCTCGCGGTGCCGCTGGGGGTGCCGGGGGTGACGGAACTGCCGTTGTTCGACGAGGACTTCGTGCTCGTGACGCCCGAGGGGCATCCGCTGGCCGGGCGGGTGGACATTCCGCGGGAGGCGCTGAAGGAGCTGAAGCTGCTGCTCCTGGACGAGGGGCACTGTCTGCGGGACCAGGCGCTCGACATCTGCCGGGAGGCGGGGCGGACCGAGGGGGCGCCGGTGACGACGACCGCGGCGGGTCTTTCGACGCTGGTGCAGCTGGTGGCCGGCGGGCTCGGTGTGACGCTGTTGCCGCGGACCGCGGTGAAGGTGGAGACGGCGCGGAACGCGGCGCTGTTCACGGGGGTGTTCGCCGATCCGGCGCCGTCGCGGCGGATCGCGCTCGCGATGCGGACGGGTGCGGCCCGCCAGTCCGAGTTCGCGGAGCTGGCGGGCTCGCTGCGGGAGGCGATGCGCCGCCTCCCGGTCAGGATGGTCGTCCCCGGCGCTTAG